tactccgagcacatggtttattggatggtcactataatatatgatgtagcgactcttctccaggaaaccagtccctatccaacgcatctcctgtaacgctgttacatcagccctatattgggacaaggtatcggctagctgctcagcagcttcatctctgtgcagggagcgcacgttccatgagaaaatacgcaaatcgttattcctttgtcgatgccaggttcgtcgttgtgtaatccgtccagtccgaggctcctgttgtggcttctctttagggttgtcagccctacctggaggaacagttgatacaatttgtcccgtttttaggcgcaggagactcgccctcatctttctccgtctgcaacttttcgttaagaaagagctcccagcggtcaccttatggaggtggagatagggtttggtagtagagctgttggttttatgctccatcgtgggtacgaatccacgtttcaccctgggacctatactacccttggcCACCAAATATTATCctaaggtatttgatagccgcaaAAAGTGCCTAATTTTTGGCTGGTCTTCACTGAAAGCTTCAAAGCTCTGTTGGGGATGCTTGGTTGCTTGGTTCACTTCATCCAGTACCTaaagaaaatttgcaatttttgcaaatatacacaGGCAGAGCAAGGTCTACCGAGTTCAGCTAGTCTGTTATATATAATATGTGAAATGTCTAGATTTAAGTAACACATCGCAAGTAAATTTATTGTGTCAATTACCAAAAACTTCTTCCTTTCCAGATCAAGATTCAATATCCGAACGAGATTTCGCCTGCCCACCGAAGCGACCACGTCACGATGATCTTCTCGTGGTTGATGAACTTTCCATTACGTCCAATAGTATACGAAAATTTCCCCGAAACGAAAACCTACTAATACCCGAAATAACCACCGATAGTCCTGGCTATCGGGGAAGCAAACGATTCGACGAACTCTATTCCGATTCCGATACTTTGTCGTACAACTCCCTGAGTCGCTCCTCGTCTCTAATTCAATTTGAATCGTTGGAACGGCAACTGCAGGGGGGCGATCTTGCTGTGACTGCAGCATCAGCGATGGGTCAATCCTCCCCGTCCTTGGCAACCTATGATAATAGTGGCGACATGAGAGCGGAGGAAGGGTGCATAAGAAGATACGAAAGTTCCGATGGAAGACTGCATCAGACTTACTTTGATCTtgccaaaattgaatttaaCAACGATTTGATCTTTAGAGCGAAGAGCGATTCAGAGTCCAGCGACAACAGCATCCTCTCGCATGAGGAGCGGGTGCTGAAGACAAAGACTGATGGGACGAGCAACGAGGCCTGCGTGGAAGCTGAACGGGCGAAGGGCGGCCGATCTGCGAACGACCAAAGGGCATGCTACAAGGGGAAGAATTCCGCTGAGAATTTGAGCGAAGACAGCGGATACTGCGAATATATCTCGGCGCTGAGGATCAAGTCCAAAAGTATTCCGAACTTCCTCAGGTCCAACGAGAAATTCTGTGAGGAAGACGAATTCTTTGAGAATCACAAAAGTCTCGAGATGATCTACGACAATTCCAGGGGCGGGAATGCCAGGCACGAGGACATGGATGCCGCAGACGGGACCGAAATAGCTGCAAAACATGAAAATAATGTGGATCTCGGCTGGTATAATGGCgacgttaaaaataaaatgtatcgAGAGAACATTTCGTGCTCGTCACCGCGATCGTCGCCTTCACCGTCTCCTTCACGATCCACGGCGTCGTCGCCGTCTTCGACCACTTCCTCCTCGTTGTTTCAGCGTGTCTCGAGCAGTCTGCCCAACGTGCGTCTGCAGTTCAACCACGACAATTCTGACGCGAGATGCCAGCCCTTCTATCACGACCGCGATCACGCAGTTTACGGATTCAGTGAAAGTGATAACGACGAGCGCATTGATAAGACGGAGTTGCGGGCGGTCGCAAGTGTTCCAAATAATTTGTACTTGAACGAGACGGGGTGCGAGGCTGGCAGTTCAGAGCGCGGTAATAATGATCGTGAGTCGTGCGTCCAATTGCAGGAAGACGAAGACAACGATTTCATATGGAATCTAAGATCGCCGAAATTCGTTCGCTCTCAAAATAGATCGTCGGGCGGTAAAAAGTATCTTACATCGAAAAAACTATCTGCAGTAGCAGCAGCCAGCGCGGTAGGGGGAGTGGGTGCTGCCCAGAATTATCTGAACGCAAGCTACAATAACCTGACGCTACTAGATTATTCCGGCCATAGGAGCAGCTTTAATATGTCCGATTACAGCGGAAATTCGAAAAGGAGTTCAAGGGAATTCGATTTGGGCAAAGGGAACTTTCTGCTCGACGAGATATCGTCGCATTTCGATAAGAATTTGTCTATTTTGAGTGGAAGGGAGAGGGACAGTGATCTTATCAGTGAGTTCTTGAAGGGGGACATGGGTGGTAGTCGCGAGCATGGAGGCCAGAAGGAAGGTCCTGAAATGCGCAGGAAGAGTGAGGAGAATTTGTCGTCGGTTGTGTTTAGGAAGCTGAACACTGAAGTCGAACCGCTTCAGCGGAGAAGCCTTGAAACGTTCGATGTAAGTCCTACCAATTTGAAAACTGCCTACGCGGAAAgcttggagagctgcgacttcGACTGCGCTGATAACCGTTCCAAGCTTGAACATTCCACCCCTATTAAACGCGGTCTTGTCGCCAGCACCCCTAACCTGAACACGTTCAAAAATGCTGGTAACACGGGGGATATCGAAGATCAAATCCTCACCACCTCCAGTGCCCATAACTCCTTGGCGGCTATTCCGGGCGAAAGCAAACGCCTAGGGATCCTGATTTCAGGACCAGCCGGGTCGCGGAATTCTCTAGGCAAGGGGGTGAGCTTCTGCCCGTTTGTATCTGAGATCAGTTTCCGGGAACAATCGTCTGAAGAGGCTCCAGATGAGCCCGACTCCCTCGAGGACTGCTATGCAACGAACCCCGTCCAATCTGCAGCGTTGTCAGCTGATCGCGATACGGTTGATCGCCCAGcctccgagcagatggaccacgAGCACAGCCGCGTTGTCAGCGATCAGACCGCGGCTAATTCAAGCGATCGCGTGGGCGTACAGCAAACAGGCGCACAAGTACTCGCGGTAAATAGCGAAATTATCAACAAAAGGCCCTCGAGCGGCGACGGATCCGAGCAGCAGAGGTTCAGCCACAATCGCTCCGCAGCCACAATCAGTAATGAGTCGATCGTTGAGGAGTGCGGTCTGGTGAGTGCAGACAGTTGTGATAGTGGCGGTGATGGTGGCTTCCACGACGGCGACGAAGAGTGCGATATCAACTACGATATTCCGATAACAGTGGAGATGTTCGCTAGTGATCAGATGAGTAGCCAAGTGAATGTGCCAAGCTCGAATCTTGAAAATGATAACGCTCGTGACCGGAGCCCGAATAGTGTGAGTGAATTAGTGGCGaaaattaataacaataataacagcGGTGGCGGCGGTAACAATAATTGCGGCATTGGGGCCAGCATCAGTACTAACGGTAACGGCAatcagtatcatcatcatcagcagcagcagcagccagTTGAGCAATACTCGGAGCAGAGCAATTAcagaagcaaccaaaaaatgcCGAATTACGAGGTGAACACCGTCAGTGGGGGAAACGGGAACGGGAACACAAAGCCAGCGCCAACAACCGGAACTGACTTATTAAGCGCGAAATTCAAACCCAAACCGGATGAGAAGCGACACAAAAATGGTTTTCTATCGCGTTTCGCTGGCGGATTCCGTTTCTCGCTGCGCCGCAAGAAAAAATCCGCAGCAGGTGATAAGAATACCAATGAGCAGCCACTGAACTACtcgcagcagcagcaacaacaaaaacaaggtCAGGTAGCGTCTGCGAATTCGGCAAACAAAAACCTCAAATCCTCATCCGCACCCAAGAACACCCCCGACTATGTTTACATACCCTTGAGAGACCCGAGCCCTAATCGGCAAATCACCTCGACCGAGAAAACACCACCTGCTGATGACGATGTCTTCGATTCACCCTGCAACAGTGACCATTCAGCCGAAACGGCCGATGCAACCCCCGAACGGCATCTACCCTTCGGTGCCGGAACTAACAACATTGATAAGAACCACGTGTTGCTTGTGGGCAAACCACCCCTTCCCAAGCAGCCACCACGTGTAGTTGGGGTTTGCGAAAAGGTGCGCGCAGGTCCGACGGCCCTCTCGCCCGCTCAACAATACCAGGCCACCCTCAATATGTACACAAACGGCGGAGTAAATAGCTGCCCCGGAGGGAACGGAAGGCATGCGCAGGTATTCCGCTCGAAATCTCAGCCCCGAGAAATCGATGAGAGATTCCTAGACAGCGAACGCAACTTCTACTATAATAATCGTAATCAGTTAATCGCGACTATGAACGGTAACGGTTGCTCTCATGTCCCTTACGTGTCGGAAATCACGGATAGTGATGGTCATCCGGTGGAAAACGTTGGTGGCAAGAAGACGGGCAAGGCACAAACCCTCCCGATGGATGCTGCATCTTCGGGTAAAATTGGTTTGATCGAAACGAATCTGGATACGCAAGAGACGGTTATCACGGGCAAAACCCGGAGCCTGATGGAATTAGGACCGCAACATCGCGGTCATCCCGACCGTcatttacatcatcatcatgcaCTTCATAACAGTCATCATCACGGCAATGGTTCGAACGTAATCGATGGGGGTGCAACGAAGCGTCCTCATAAGAGTATGGAGTTCCTGTTGGATAAGGAGAATCAAAAGAATGTGCTGGTGAGTAGTAGTTTGCAAGGGATGTGTGTAGAGCAGATAACATTTTACAGGAAGTGTCTAATGAGGGAGGTAGTCGCGAATGCAAAACAACAAAGGGGTGCGGAAAGGGTAATTTTTATGGAGTTCTTCCTTATTCGACTTTTATTGCTGTAACGCCTCTTCCTTGAATTTAAATCAGGAAAATTTCGCGATGGCTAAATGCAGACTGAACTCCGGTGGTGCAGGGAATAAGCGAAAATAGTCTTTCGAAACGTTTAACTTTTTTATCGTCCTTGCATGGGTACCAGTACATTTTGTTCAGGTCTTTCTTAAATAATGCAGTAGCGGTCACGTTTGGGTTGTAAAAACTACTGTGAAGGCTTCTAATTTATCTTGTTTAAGGGGGTGGACCCTGCTTTCTAGGAAATTCATTGGAATGATAGTAAGAATGCTGGAGGGTAGTGCAAATACTGGTTTGtttgcagaaggtgaaggtgaaTTTGTTTCCATAGGACACTGCGGAATTGGCAAAAACTTTCTTACCGGAATGGGAATTATCTTCAAACTGTTGGAAtctatttttagtttatttagtTGGTGGTCGTCGAAGTTTAATCAGATATTATTGAGGTTGATTCCGAAAATAGAAATTTGCGGCATTCAGAACCAGATCCTCTTTTATTGCTTAAATATTCCATGATTCAGTGAGTTGCATGTTATTCCTTAGGGAAGTGGttgactggactcagtacataACGAACAATATGCATATTGAATTGATTACAAACTTCTATGATAGTGGCTTTGGTTATTAAGATTTTCCAGTACAACCTTGCTCCTTTTCTTTAGACCCCCTTTGATAAGTCCCCCATTAACTTATTTGTGATAGGGAAGGGTGACTAGACAGCTTTCGGGTCACTTTATGGTATCACCGGTAAATGCCTTTCCACGAGGCTTGCTAGCTGAGATTCGCAGTCGAAGCAACTGAAGCACGAATCCAATACGGAGCCATTAATCTCATTACGTATAATTTCAGACATCAAAGGGTCTGTAGCTAGTATTGGACCCATTTTTCGTTTTGCGACAAAAGACATTCATCCAGACACGCTAGTGTGAGTTTTCTGCCCCctaaatctatgagccatactcCCCATGGAACCGTTATCATCACTATCATATAGTTACGGACAGATCTAGTTCGTTTCCATTTTCAGGATTTCCGAACGCTAATTCCTGGTCTCCTCCCTTTCTCTCAGCTTATGTTGGACGAACCCTTCATCCACGAATCTCGACCAGTGATAGAATACGTATTGGGATAGAAAGGCGAGGTATCCAATTGAAACGAGTCTAGGTATTCACAGTATACtccat
The window above is part of the Hermetia illucens chromosome 3, iHerIll2.2.curated.20191125, whole genome shotgun sequence genome. Proteins encoded here:
- the LOC119650960 gene encoding uncharacterized protein LOC119650960 isoform X4; this encodes MMDPLDYDGMFSSTDTPTWMLSPFDQQDATFLSSSRQMLETIVEETSDDEEIHQSWSQFENVWSEESDTGSVIRIELHNDQDSISERDFACPPKRPRHDDLLVVDELSITSNSIRKFPRNENLLIPEITTDSPGYRGSKRFDELYSDSDTLSYNSLSRSSSLIQFESLERQLQGGDLAVTAASAMGQSSPSLATYDNSGDMRAEEGCIRRYESSDGRLHQTYFDLAKIEFNNDLIFRAKSDSESSDNSILSHEERVLKTKTDGTSNEACVEAERAKGGRSANDQRACYKGKNSAENLSEDSGYCEYISALRIKSKSIPNFLRSNEKFCEEDEFFENHKSLEMIYDNSRGGNARHEDMDAADGTEIAAKHENNVDLGWYNGDVKNKMYRENISCSSPRSSPSPSPSRSTASSPSSTTSSSLFQRVSSSLPNVRLQFNHDNSDARCQPFYHDRDHAVYGFSESDNDERIDKTELRAVASVPNNLYLNETGCEAGSSERGNNDRESCVQLQEDEDNDFIWNLRSPKFVRSQNRSSGGKKYLTSKKLSAVAAASAVGGVGAAQNYLNASYNNLTLLDYSGHRSSFNMSDYSGNSKRSSREFDLGKGNFLLDEISSHFDKNLSILSGRERDSDLISEFLKGDMGGSREHGGQKEGPEMRRKSEENLSSVVFRKLNTEVEPLQRRSLETFDVSPTNLKTAYAESLESCDFDCADNRSKLEHSTPIKRGLVASTPNLNTFKNAGNTGDIEDQILTTSSAHNSLAAIPGESKRLGILISGPAGSRNSLGKGVSFCPFVSEISFREQSSEEAPDEPDSLEDCYATNPVQSAALSADRDTVDRPASEQMDHEHSRVVSDQTAANSSDRVGVQQTGAQVLAVNSEIINKRPSSGDGSEQQRFSHNRSAATISNESIVEECGLVSADSCDSGGDGGFHDGDEECDINYDIPITVEMFASDQMSSQVNVPSSNLENDNARDRSPNSVSELVAKINNNNNSGGGGNNNCGIGASISTNGNGNQYHHHQQQQQPVEQYSEQSNYRSNQKMPNYEVNTVSGGNGNGNTKPAPTTGTDLLSAKFKPKPDEKRHKNGFLSRFAGGFRFSLRRKKKSAAGDKNTNEQPLNYSQQQQQQKQGQVASANSANKNLKSSSAPKNTPDYVYIPLRDPSPNRQITSTEKTPPADDDVFDSPCNSDHSAETADATPERHLPFGAGTNNIDKNHVLLVGKPPLPKQPPRVVGVCEKVRAGPTALSPAQQYQATLNMYTNGGVNSCPGGNGRHAQVFRSKSQPREIDERFLDSERNFYYNNRNQLIATMNGNGCSHVPYVSEITDSDGHPVENVGGKKTGKAQTLPMDAASSGKIGLIETNLDTQETVITGKTRSLMELGPQHRGHPDRHLHHHHALHNSHHHGNGSNVIDGGATKRPHKSMEFLLDKENQKNVLPPENELQKSHDNSAALSEHQLRVQASLQRLNIPDWFRQYNSTPKTETGYKLSNFNRKRASESGRWAGLNSKTTSLSSLGSQRSDRSPLMLSPSAHSHHGGQTGFSRWSTSHLNSTQTSPSVSTRGSFSRGAVINSSFISGHSVSGAVVRNAYRQPYLGWRSQEKLALAQPRTPHERLASSVLAQQQQHEQEQLQKQHHQKHAQQEPPVTPEIQSSIKEVTSAIVHYVNDQTNRTSSRSRSTSPSSRKCWVESSFVGIKPVESPQTPVIENSFNANAQTSTGAGGQKSGATMNTSTHSGTDILRMNGVVSADCSSPTAASLEDVLASLLGLPSDSYRSTVPSCYAAWRYS
- the LOC119650960 gene encoding uncharacterized protein LOC119650960 isoform X5 → MMDPLDYDGMFSSTDTPTWMLSPFDQQDATFLSSSRQMLETIVEETSDDEEIHQSWSQFENVWSEESDTGSVIRIELHNDQDSISERDFACPPKRPRHDDLLVVDELSITSNSIRKFPRNENLLIPEITTDSPGYRGSKRFDELYSDSDTLSYNSLSRSSSLIQFESLERQLQGGDLAVTAASAMGQSSPSLATYDNSGDMRAEEGCIRRYESSDGRLHQTYFDLAKIEFNNDLIFRAKSDSESSDNSILSHEERVLKTKTDGTSNEACVEAERAKGGRSANDQRACYKGKNSAENLSEDSGYCEYISALRIKSKSIPNFLRSNEKFCEEDEFFENHKSLEMIYDNSRGGNARHEDMDAADGTEIAAKHENNVDLGWYNGDVKNKMYRENISCSSPRSSPSPSPSRSTASSPSSTTSSSLFQRVSSSLPNVRLQFNHDNSDARCQPFYHDRDHAVYGFSESDNDERIDKTELRAVASVPNNLYLNETGCEAGSSERGNNDRESCVQLQEDEDNDFIWNLRSPKFVRSQNRSSGGKKYLTSKKLSAVAAASAVGGVGAAQNYLNASYNNLTLLDYSGHRSSFNMSDYSGNSKRSSREFDLGKGNFLLDEISSHFDKNLSILSGRERDSDLISEFLKGDMGGSREHGGQKEGPEMRRKSEENLSSVVFRKLNTEVEPLQRRSLETFDVSPTNLKTAYAESLESCDFDCADNRSKLEHSTPIKRGLVASTPNLNTFKNAGNTGDIEDQILTTSSAHNSLAAIPGESKRLGILISGPAGSRNSLGKGVSFCPFVSEISFREQSSEEAPDEPDSLEDCYATNPVQSAALSADRDTVDRPASEQMDHEHSRVVSDQTAANSSDRVGVQQTGAQVLAVNSEIINKRPSSGDGSEQQRFSHNRSAATISNESIVEECGLVSADSCDSGGDGGFHDGDEECDINYDIPITVEMFASDQMSSQVNVPSSNLENDNARDRSPNSVSELVAKINNNNNSGGGGNNNCGIGASISTNGNGNQYHHHQQQQQPVEQYSEQSNYRSNQKMPNYEVNTVSGGNGNGNTKPAPTTGTDLLSAKFKPKPDEKRHKNGFLSRFAGGFRFSLRRKKKSAAGDKNTNEQPLNYSQQQQQQKQGQVASANSANKNLKSSSAPKNTPDYVYIPLRDPSPNRQITSTEKTPPADDDVFDSPCNSDHSAETADATPERHLPFGAGTNNIDKNHVLLVGKPPLPKQPPRVVGVCEKVRAGPTALSPAQQYQATLNMYTNGGVNSCPGGNGRHAQVFRSKSQPREIDERFLDSERNFYYNNRNQLIATMNGNGCSHVPYVSEITDSDGHPVENVGGKKTGKAQTLPMDAASSGKIGLIETNLDTQETVITGKTRSLMELGPQHRGHPDRHLHHHHALHNSHHHGNGSNVIDGGATKRPHKSMEFLLDKENQKNVLPPENELQKSHDNSAALSEHQLRVQASLQRLNIPDWFRQYNSTPKTETGYKLSNFNRKRASESGRWAGLNSKTTSLSSLGSQRSDRSPLMLSPSAHSHHGGQTGFSRWSTSHLNSTQTSPSVSTRGSFSRGAVINSSFISGHSVSGAVVRNAYRQPYLGWRSQEKLALAQPRTPHERLASSVLAQQQQHEQEQLQKQHHQKHAQQEPPVTPEIQSSIKEVTSAIVHYVNDQTNRTSSRSRSTSPSSRKCWVESSFVGIKPVESPQTPVIENSFNANAQTSTGAGGQKSGATMNTSTHSGTDILRMNGVDCSSPTAASLEDVLASLLGLPSDSYRSTVPSCYAAWRYS